A segment of the Capra hircus breed San Clemente chromosome 19, ASM170441v1, whole genome shotgun sequence genome:
GAAACACTCCTTTGTCCCAGTTCCACtggcccttccttcctttctgttaAAGTACAAAGGAATGAGGCAGAGATTTTGCTGTTCAAGAGTATTTGCTATTGAATTTCGTTGTAACTAGATCAATAACACATTGTTACTTGGGCCATCATGAAATAGCTTTGTTACAGTGACTACTACCTTATGGGTGTATTTCACAGAAATGGTTTCTAACTGCTTATTGGAAAGCAAAGAGACTGTTATTAGTAGAGAACTAAAGTTAGATTTGTATCCTCCCAGCACCTAACCCAGACCTGTAACATGTCAGGTGACCAGTAAAATTAACTCACGAGACCCAGTCCAGAATTAGGCAGAGGAATTCCGAAGGGTGCACTGGAATCGTCTCGTGGTACTAGTACCACATTAAGTAAAGAGTGAAGATATTTAGAGAATTCTTAAAGCATGAGAAGTAAAATTCAAACACAGCTCATGTTTCATTCAGTATTGGGTTGGATGGTTTTAAATATCCCGTATTTaccattatgtattttttttaatcagtttgtgTACTAGTCTTATGTACCTGTACTGTTTCCAACCATAATATCTTAAGACTTAAATTTCTTAATATGTTGCTTAGTTATTAGTGTCACTCATCACTGAAAGATActacttggaattttttttccagcCTGACTCTGTTTATTTTCTACCAACAAGAAATTGTATTTATTGGATTGACTCTTCCTTATATTCTTTGCGGTTATTGTTAAGAAAGTAATTACTGGTAGAAACTGAGGTTTTTGTTAATCTGTATACTCTATTGTCTGTTGTCTAATTTTTCTCAGCTGTTATTTTACTATTAGTGGCTTTTTGTAACTGCTGGATACTGTAGTTATTAGTTATGTTCTATATAATTATATTTCTGCCTGCCAGAATTGGTTGTTTAGGGTTAAAAATTAACTAGATGGTAGTGAAGTTGATTGGATCTAGtcctagagacctgggttcaagacAAGGTTCTGcctcttcctagctgtgtgactctgggcaagttacttgaccACTTAAAcccacttttctcatctgttaattGGGTACAATAGTACTGTTTATATAGAGGGCTTAAGAGTAAGTGGAATAATGCACTTAACCTTGTACCTGGTGCATTAAGTAAGCATTCAAAAAATTGTAGCTATTATGAACTTGTCTATCACAGGGCCTAATTGGAGTCTTATTAAAATATACTAAATTTCATTGACTCTAAGAATCCAGTGGTTATAGAACTATGCTATTGTGTACtactaaaaagaaattttaacattaattttaacCCAtatgttaaatgttttaaaatattgatctcACAACAGGTAAATAGAtaagttacattttttaaaaattgtggtaaaatacacataacatcaAATGTACGTCTTAGTTATTTTTAAGTGTATCGTTAATGACATTCAGTCCAGTCACATTTGTGCAGCCACCACTTCTGTCCACCTCCAGAACTCTTCcatcatcccaaactgaaaccCTGCACCCATTAAACAAtcactccccactcccaccagTCCCGGATAACCACCCTTCTACTACAGATACTGCTTAAAAGTTAgttacatttttttgttgttgttgttagttacATTTTGATAGAAATTAACATAAGAGATTGGCAAGATCCTGTGACCATGTCCTATTTAGCAAGATGCTTGGAGAAGCAGGCACAGTGGGGAGGAAGGGACTTGAGAGTGTTGATGTGTTTGAGACTGTGGGAGCATGGGAGGAACTAGGGTGGAGTACAGAAGGGGTTGGTGTATCTTCATGGTTCCACCTTTAATTGTTCAAATTATTTGGTTCATTTGAATAAAATTTCCCGAAGCAGGTAAAAATGcagattaatttttttcccaattgTTTGGACTCAATACTGTTTGTGGAGCAATTCATCTTTTCCCTACTAATTTAAAGGAAGGTTCACTGTAGAATTTCAGAATGCTACTTCATAAGACACACTGTCAAAGGAGAACAGTTCTCCCATGCAATCTCTTGCGACACTGGAAGTTTAGAGTAATGGAAAAGCTGAAAAGCAGACACAAAAATTCATTGTTGATAATCTTGGCTCTTTTTCTATGTAAATAAGGAAGAAGTTCTTATGGAGAAGAATAAGTTCTTCTCCataggaagaactaaagagttctGTTTAACCCTTTTAATTTGATGCTAAATTTGTTTTACTCTAATGGCACAGTTAACTCTCATTTAGTGGCACCAGTTACGAGTAATattagcagaaggaaataaaatcagtgcACAGTGGGCCCATTTGCATTAAGGCCTTGGAAAACCCAGTAGGGAacaaacccagggatggaagcagcAGAGGCAAGGTGGCAGGCAGGGAGCTATTCTAGGGGTGCTCACCGTGTGTCTGTTCTTAGGGCTCTCTAGGAAATGTTTTGAGCTGCACTTGTGTGCCGCAAGCACTCTTGGTGATCAGCCCAGATTAGATTTGACTTCTACTTTTAGTGCCACTCACAAAGGCTACATcaaatttcctaaattttttcttttaattagcgTTTTTTAACATTCTTCAGTTTCATCACCATTTGTAGAAAGGGTGAGGGCCAAATAAATACTCTGATGGCAtggccttttttattttctgcttgaGAGACATGTTTGTTtcccctcctttttccttttaatctccCTGTCTCCCTGACACACCTGCTTCTGAACTCCATCCTCATCTCTCCTGCTGTGACAGTTCACTCGCGCTTCACGGTACCTAAGGCGCTTTCAACTCTTATTTTCCACCAACTGTCAGTTGCAAAATAAGGTTGCTTTGTTTGGAAGGGAAAGGGTAGAATCctttctgaatgtcttctttCCCTTTGAAGCAGGAGCACTTCAGAGACAATTGAACTGCTTTTAGGTTTTTGTTACCACCCAGCTTTTTCTTCTGATAGATCCTGCCGTGAACACAGTTCTGTTGATAACATCGATTTGTTGCTATGGAAATAGTGGTAATGTCACCGATTCAGCCCAGTGACTTTACTTCAGGTTCACGCAGGAGAAATGGGCAAGGCTTTAGGGGACAACCTCATTAAAACCGAAAGCCATCAATTATAAGCAGGTGAAAGGTAAATGGAGCCAACCTTTTaggtaatgaaaacaaaagtgaacCGCCAGCACTTTCGCTGCATGCAACCAAGTGCCCCAGCATGAATTCTGACCCAGGAGAGTCTTTGACAAAAATCACAAATTTACACTTTCTCAGAATATTTCTTCTGCTTAAGTTTAAATCTCTTAATGCAAATTATTGGCACTAAAATGGTCTTTCCCTTTTGATCTTCAGGACACGGACAGCAGCCAGTAGTTCCTCCTCCTGTCTCAGCAGCCAGTCCACCAACCAGCAGGCCCCAGCAACAGAATGGGAGCCCAGGAGTGGGTAAGGCTGCCACCCAAGGACGCGTGCTGATTGCGTGCGGCAGGCTTTTGAGTGATGGTTTGAAATTTAATCTGGGACTAAAGGGAGTTTTCACAATGCCACACATGACAGTTGCTTCTTGCAAAGAATAATTCCAGTTTTCATTGTAAAGTGTGTGattgaaaaaaatgattaaagacaGTCTTTTAAAGATACTTaatatgcttttcttttaaaaaaatcagaatgatACACTATTCTCTGTTAATAATTTATCTGGTAGTTTCTCACTTAACGTCCTCTTGACTATGTGAATTACATAACTTTTAAATTCTCGCCTTTTAACTCTCTAGGATCCACTCACTCATTTGGTTTGTCTCTCTCCAGGTTTCCCGTTTGGGGCTCTTGGGAGTATTTATCTTAGCTTGAAGACAGTATCATTTATGTTGGTCATAGGTCGTGCTTCTGTCTCATGGATGAGAAATagtttttcctttctgactttctCTTCAGCAGGTCCTGAGAGActataatggaatcactttgttTACTCTCTGGCCTCTCCTTTAGGAACCCCTTCGTGTGGGATGCCACCAGTGAAAATTATGATTTGTAGAATTTGGTtcgaatttatttttttagagtttCTTTTTTCTGTCACAGCTTCACACacacttcctcccctcccctcccctcaacgATTAGTTTCTATTCCTCAGTGCTaaggttctaaaaaaaaaaagcagggttaAGACGTCACTAGCATTTCTGTGAAACTTTCAGGACGTCTGTCTTTTTCCCCACTGGTCAGCCTTTGATGTTTTTATCTGCCTTGTAATAGCTCTCTTCTAGCCATCTCCCTTTACAAGTGGATCTATTTATATATAACGCTCCAATTATGTACTGTTGGAGGGAGGTGAGGAAATAGATTATCTAAAATGGTAAGTACCCCCAAAATACTCACTTTCTTAGGCTGAAATACAAATAGTATGTTATTCTTCTCTGACCCCCGACAGATTTATCCTTGTGTCTGTCTTTGGCTCATACTGagatccattaaaaaaataataaaagttaacgTTCCCTAAACACGTAACTGGATGCCGAAAGGAAAAGGGCTGGAAGTGTACTGAGGGGGAACGGCCAGCATGCAGACTGgatgtgtatgtgtttttataCTTGTATATTGCGTACGAGATTGATactctacacatacacacaagataCTCTACAGACAGTGTGTGCTTCCTTGAGTTACCTTGAGGTGACTGTTAGTGCTGTGTGTGTAAGTCGTCTCTTGACCCCCGAGTTAGAAAATTTTAAGATCTGGGACAGTTTATGTCTATTTTTTGCCGAGTGCTGTAAGTACCCAGAATAGTGTGGTGCTTGCTGTGGAAACTCAGTAAATAAATTCTGAATAATGGAAGACACGCATTTCTACCCGGATGCCATGTTGAAgaaatattttggtatagaagATATTAAATCATTGGACTAAACTATTGCTTCTGAACTTGGAGGTTGAATCGTAATAGAAACAGCGTGCATGTAAAGGCCGCCTTCTGCTTATAGGTGTTACATAATGACACATTCTTCCCAAGTGCAAGGCAGCTGCATAGGCTTGGAtgaaaaggaggcaagaagggGACACGATAGCCAGTCCCCCCGACCCCTGTTCATCTTAAACAGAAGACTGATTCATTGCCCTTTGCTCCCAATTAAACCCAATCCCATAAACTTCATTCTAGATGATCTGTTCCTGTAAGACCAGTTGAGAGCTAGGGGTTTTCTGGGGGTGTTTTGAGGAGATTTGTTTGTAATAGGTACTCTTCACCTCAGATGgttcccccactgtgtcccttAATTCCCAgcctttctttcttgctttctcttatGCAACCAGTGGCTTGTCTTCACTTCTCAGTcaaggttattttctttctccaaccTATTATCTTGCCTACTGATACAAGGGAAAAGTTTAAAGATTCATCTCTGAAATAGCAGAGTCTGGATTCATTACCTAATTATCTCAACCTCAGGATGTAAGTCAGCAGATTCAGTCCTGAACATCTGTACACCCAGCCTTCATTTTAGACCTCACTCTAGTCTCCCGCTTCAGTCTCTGTTTGATTTCCAGATCTCTtgattatttaaaaggaaaacctTGGCTTCTCATTTTATATGATGTCACTAGTAAATTAAGAGTTCTTACAAAACTtaccataaaatttaaataaaataatgattgtCCTTCTTTGTATTTGATTTTAAAGCTTCCACTGCATCTAAGGCTTTTGGCGCCTCAAAGACATTTGGAAAAGCTGGCGGAACCAGCCAAGTGAACAGCTCTGGGGGAACACAGGCCAAAGTGGTACCCATTGCCAGCCTCACCCCCTACCAATCCAAGTGAGTTATTTCATAGAATATGTTTAGAAGGGACTTAGGAGTATAAGAGGTTGATATGGGCTCTTGAGTTACTCATATGTGAACTTCAGGGTTACCATGCATAAAATAGGTTTCCtccgtttgtttttttttccagaagggtTACAAATAGTGGCAACCTTTaactatttcataataaaataatggCAGAAAGAGCAATCAGCCATAGCCTATGgaacttcattcattttaaaagaacttgaaaattaaaaagatttaatgttttaaggggggcttcccaggtggctcagctgtgaAAACTCTgagtgccagtgcaggagacgacaGGCATGcgtacaatccctgggtcgggaagatcccctggagaaggaaatggcaacccactccagtatccttgcctgggaaatctcatggacagagagcctggcgagctacagtccatggggttgcaaagagtcagatacgatttagtggctaaacagcaacaacagagttTTAAGAACCAGTTGATAGTCTGATGagtaaaaataaatctttgttcTAATTCAGAAGGCATTTCATCTTCTCatcaaataaatagatgaatttCAGTCCAAAAATTGTTACTACAATTTGGTTGGcttaaaagaatatgtgtgtactggagcctattatacagagtgaagtaggccggaaagaaaaacaccaatacagtatactaacacatagacatggaatttagaaagatggtaacgataaccctatatgcgagacagaaaaagagacacagatgtatagaacagtcttttggactctgggagaaggtgagagtgggatgatctgagagaatagcattgaaacatgtatgttaccatatgtgaaacagatcgccagtccaggtttgatgcatgagacagggtgctcagggccggtgcactgggatgacccagagggatgggatggggagggaggtgggagggagttcaggatggggaacacaagtaaacccatggctgattcatatcaatgtatggcaaaaaccactacaatattgtaaagtaattagcctccaactaaagtaaataaatttttaaaaaaaagaatgtgtttgtGTCAACTGTATTCATATAAACTGAACAGATACTTCTTTTATATGAttcctttcattaaaaattttagcaGTTGAAAATTAGTGCTCTTCTCGAAATTCTTTCagatattatttacttatttattcttcaGTTGTTGGCAATGTGAGGAAGGGCTGTTCCCCTGTGAAATGATGAGTAGGGTAGCTAATGTGTCCAGTAGCTACACGTGGGATGGGCACCAGGATTGGATATCAGACCttgcacccccccccccctttctAATGGCTTCTGTCTAAAATCATAGTGCTTGAGAGTGTTTTCTTTTGGTGGCTTAACCAACACCATGTTCCATACCCTTGTGTTTACATTCCATGTACGCTGGAAGTGAGACAGAAGTTTGACATCAGTTATATCAGTTCCTATAATTGAAAATAGCGGCAAAATATAATTGCTGGTATTACTGCATTTTCTAGCTTAGAACCTTTCATTAAGGGGATAGTGTTGCCTTGGTGATGCCTTTTGGAGAAGAGAAAGCgtttataaatttacttatttgacaGGAGAATGAGTCAGTGTTAAATCACCTTGTGTGTTTTACTATTTGCTTATTCTATAAACTGTCAAACCTGGATGTCATCCTGGGGTTTTAATTAGCTGGATTAAAATACAGCTTCCCCTGGAAAATAGAATATGCATAAGGTAAGAAAGCCTCTAAGAAGATAATAGGGAGGGAACGTTTCAGATCTTTCCCAAGTAAGACTCCCGACACTGAGATGATCCGTTTTTTATTTTTAGGTGGACTATCTGTGCTCGTGTCACCAACAAAAGTCAGATCCGCACCTGGAGCAACTCCCGAGGGGAAGGGAAGCTTTTCTCCATAGAGCTGGTTGACGAGAGTGTGAGTATCTGTCAGGTGGGGAAAGAAGAGTCCTCAGCTCTGGGAAACAGAGGGCTTACCTCTGTGCAGGCCCGTGAGGTGAGAGATAACAGTAGGCCAAGAAGAAACATGCTTCTTGctgctgtttttcttctcttgtaacCTTCTGATGCCCTCTGTGGGCACAGGGTTCAGTCATAAGTAAAATCCTTGGTCTCAGGCGGAAGCATTTATAGCAGTTGacattagttttctaaatgtgagTAGCCTCACAGGCAGGAGAAATCAGAGACATTGTCTGACTTGCCAGGAGGCTTAGTCAAAGCCCCAAGAGGTGATGTCTCCTTGGGAGCCGCATGGAGCCCTGGGCCACAACAGAAGGCACGTGGCAGCCTTGACAAGTGATAAGTGGTTGGTTTTGCGAGAGATGCATTCTGGCAGCGCAGACTTCTGCGCTTTGTGTAAACGAAACCAAACCACAATGGAGAAATGAAAAATCCAAGTAGTGGCATCTCAACAAGCGTCTTGTCATGCTATATCTCTGACCATTCTTTTTACTTATAATCCCTAGTATATACTTCGGGCATTCTTTTCAAATGGCTGTATATTTCCTATTTGTTCAAATCTCTAAGGGGGCAGAAaaaaatggtttgttttttttatttgtttctgttttttttttttttttttgaagatgggATAACACCGCCAGTGTATTGACTGAGTCAGAATCCAACTTTTTTAAACCAAATTATTGGTCTCATCTGTCAGTTGGCTAAAAATTCAGCTGTTAATTTAAGTTTCTTCTCCATCTGTAGCATTTTGACTGACAGGAAAGTACAAGTGAAAATCCAATCACGAGCAACCTGAAAGTATGGTTTATTTTAGCGTTTTTGGCAATGACTCTCGAGTATGAAGTAATTCCTTGATGGGTGCAAATGCGAGGGAAGCTGGTGAATCACGGCAGCCCAACACACTTCCCCGGGGGCTTCAGTAATGTCACTCATCttcaagatacatttttttttaaggtttctaaCTTGAGGTTTAATGAGGGACAGTAATGGGGATCAGCTAGTTAAACCTGGGTTGTTTCGTTGGAGTTGATAACTTGAATGTGTGACTGTGAACTATGTGTCTTCTGTGTTGACTGTGCTGCTATTTCAAAGATATCATCTTGACACCAGAGTGTCCCGTTTTTCACTGGTAGAACTGGAGCTCCATAGTGCTAACCTGCTCTCTCTCACACGCTTCTGCAGGGTGAAATCAGAGCGACTGCTTTCAATGAGCAAGCGGACAAGTTTTTCCCCCTTATTGACGTGAACAAGGTACGGCAGCGTGGCGTCTAGACCAGAAACGGCCGAGTGCTGGGGTGGGGACGGTGAAGGCTTTTTAGACCCGATTTGATGGCACATCCCATGTTCCGCGGTGTGGCTTCTTTTGTAGGTCTATTACTTCTCCAAAGGCACCCTGAAGATCGCCAACAAACAATTCACAGCCGTCAAAAACGACTACGAGATGACCTTCAACAATGAGACTTCTGTCATGCCCTGTGAAGACGGTCGTCACTTACCCACAGTTCAGTTTGATTTCACGGGGATTGGCGACCTGGAGAGCAAATCTAAAGACTCACTTGTGGGTAAGTCTGTGATGAGAGCCAAGAGTGGTCATCGTTAGTCTCGCTTGCACCGCACATGAGGGCGGCGTGAGGCGAGTGATCGCCGCTTCACTTTCGGTTGTGCTGTCACGAGAGCCTCACCatctttttagttttgtttgcttgtttttggctgtgctgatcctcgttgctgcgcaggcttctctcattgcagagcatgaGGGCTACTCTCCGGTCGCCACGAGTGGGCTTCTCattcactgcagtggcttctcgctgcagagcacgggccctagggcacgcaggcttcagtggtcggcggctcccaggctctagagcacagactgtagtcgtggcgcacaggctcagttgctctgcagcgtgtgggatcttcccagaccagggatcgaacccatgtctcctgcattggcagatggattctttacccctgagccaccagggaagcccttgaccaTTTCTTACTAAAACGCCGTGCTTGTGTCTTAGACATAATCGGGATCTGCAAGAACTATGAAGATGTCACTAAAATCACAGTGAAGTCTAACAACAGAGAAGTCTCGAAGAGAAATATCTATCTGATGGACATGTCAGGGAAGGTGGTGAACGCTACTCTGTGGGGAGACGATGTAAGTGCTCGCGTTGAGTGGCAGGAGTGTGTGCCGAAAGGTGGGGACACGAAGAGCTTCCTGGGTGGTCTTGCCTCAGGAGTGTGGGGCGTTGGCCGTGTCAGCTGGGTAGACCCTTCCTCTTGAAGGTTTGGGCTCTCTGGGGAATATTTGAAAGCCTTTGTGATTTACTTCTGTGAGATCTGCTGTGATTTCGGCTTTACATAGTGAAATTTGCTCTTTCCTCTAACTCTCGGTTAGCTTTGATGCATCTCTGAGCAGATGCTTGTGTGTGAGGTCATCTTGTATTGAGTCCGTGTAGCATGTATTGCATTCACTCTTCTATtggctgttttctttgttttttatagaAAAAACTTTGTGTTCTTCCTGCCATTGACACTtgtttgttgtttctgttgttaTGCAGGCTGATAAATTTGATGGTTCTAGACAACCTGTGATGGCCATCAAAGGAGCCAGAGTTTCTGATTTTGGTGGACGGAGCCTCTCTGTACTATCTTCAAGCACCATCATTGTGAACCCTGACATCCCAGAGGCCTATAAGCTTCGTGGATGGTAGGTTTTTATGGGGCTCAACACAGGGGCTGTTTGAACTTGGGCTTGGAGAAGAACTGGTTCTTTTGGTTCCTACAATCAGCATGTGATCTGTCTGCCAAGCAGAGGGCTCTGTTACTAAATGGAGCAGTTCCTATATTTCTTGGAGGCGTTATGCCTTCTGAGAGGATGGCTCTAAAGGCCTTAAACTGACAAACCTGTAATCCCACGGCAAACCTGGAGAGTCACAGGGAGCAATTAGGACAGGAACGCTGCCCACCGACCTTGATCCTGCGAAGCAGGTGAAGACGGGCTGTAGCAGCTTTGTGCTAGAGCTCCGTGAGCGGAGGTGTCTTTCATTTCACGGCTCAAAGCCGTGGGTCTCTGTGGGTGGAGGCGGGTGGGGGCTAGGCGTTCTTGTTCCATCTAGACTCCGGTGCCGATCGCATCTTCTAGTGTGTATTCACCAGACTCTGATCGAGTGCGGTGGGCACAATGGGCTTTTGTGGGCAGTATGTTGCTATTCACAAAGCACTTGGGATGAGGAGAACCTACTAAAATCTCCTCGTTGTGTCTAGCTATTTAGGGTGTTAAAACTCTGCCTCAATAGAGCACTTCAAACTGAAACCTGGTATGCAGGCATTGATGTGGTCAGGGGAAAAAAGCCCTGGAACTCGCTTGAGCTTATAAGCTACAGGGTGGGAGTAGGTGGGTGTTGATTTCCAACCATGTCTTACGGTTTGAGTGACTAGAGTTGGCGTGTATGACATGCTGCCCACTTTTCTTTGAGCTTAATGTGAACCAGTAGCACTCCTATCTGAATAGTTTCCTGACACGTCTAAGGCTTCCCTATGGCTctctcggtaaagaatctgcctgcgatgcaggagacctgagtttgatccctggagaagggaacggctacccactccagtattcttgcctggagaatcccatgggcagcggagcctggtgggctgcagtccatggggtcacaaagagtcagacacgactgagtgactgacacacggAACACATCTCCTGGCATGGCCATGTCGCTTAAGCCAGCCTTGTGCGTGTGGTCCATGTGGGTCCATGTTTAGCTTTTCTGGTAGCTGGCTTTGCATTATAGCGCAGGGCCCTTTCATTAACAAGCTGACCGGAAGGAACCACGGCTTCGGTTTGTCCTTGCTGCTTGATTTCCCATCAGGCTCTGGGCCACAACCACAGGTTAATTGCCCACATTAAGGTCTTCATAGTTTACTTGTCGATAACTATGATCCCAGTCAACATAAAAAGACATGGCTGTCCCTTGAGTAAGGCAGCTTGGTGTTGATCAGAAAGGAGCTCGGTGTGTCCGCCCCCCCCAGGCAAGGTCTGGAGGTGTCTAGATCTCTGTTGCAGCAATGTGGAGTTTCTGCTGTAAGAAGGGCTGCCTCTCTCCCTGTTCTGTTGCCTCCTGATGAGCTGTCTTTGGTGGCAAATGTCTCCTCAGAGTTTTTGAAACTGTAAACTTGTGTTGCTAGTCAAGGTGAAATAGGTTTATGGACCTTGCTGTGCCTCTGTGACAGATTTAGCCGCTTACCTGGCAGAACAAAAAGGCAATTGTCTGCAGCTTAGGGCAGCATCCGTTCTGTCCCACGCTCTCGGTTTACGGAGCCTTTTCTGTATGTGGTTACTTTTACTTATCCTCCTTTTGGGTGACATTGGTGTGTTTTCAGTCTCTGCCTGCCTCTTTGCTGACACAAGTGTGCTTCTGACACACTCCTCTCGGGGGTCCTTTCCTTCATGTTAGCTGATAATGTGATCAACTTTATAATAATTTAACATAATTTAATTTCAACTTTCATTCTGGTATAAGTAAAATCTCACTAAGAAGGTCAGTCTACAGGGAAACAGGTAAAAATTACTTTCGATTGTATAATCTTTTGAAATTATACCAGTCTTAAAAGATCTGGGAACATTTTTTGCTACCCCATTAAAATACGTCAACTGTCCCTTTCTGGCCTGGTACATTTCAGCGGTGAGGAAAATGCAGCTGCTGAGCAAGAATGAGCATCAGTAGCCAAAGAACTATACCAGGGCTCTCCATTGTTGCTTGTTTTGTTGTTGACTTTCCAGGTTACTGTTTTTTTAGGCACTTGGGCCATCTGGCCAGTGTTGATAGCAAGGCTAATATAAGAAAAGGCTCTGTGGCAGTTTGGCACTGTCTTTCGTGACCACTGGGAGGCGTCAGAGCAATTGAGATTTAAAAGAGGCCACTCCGTTTCTTCAGTAGACTTGAGATACAATAAGGAAGAGGCCACCTTCAGCCCCACTTGGCCATGACCTGTGAACAGTTGGATGGGGAGCGAATAGCCTAACCCTGGCACATAGAAACAAGTATCACATTCAGTATGCATATGTAGGGCCTgttattctttgtttttcaggTTTGACTCAGAAGGACAAGCCTTAGATGGCATTTCCATCTCTGATCTAAAGAGTGGAGGAGTAGGTGGGAGCAACACCAACTGGAAAACTTTATATGAGGTCAAGTCGGAGAACCTGGGCCAAGGTGACAAGGTATCTGCATTCCTAACTTTCTCCACAAAAGCATGTACAATGTGCGAGAGGATGAGTTTTCAGGTCCAGTTTCTGATAACCAGCTGTTAGACCTTAATCCAGAGCTATGATTCTTACC
Coding sequences within it:
- the RPA1 gene encoding replication protein A 70 kDa DNA-binding subunit gives rise to the protein MVGHLSEGAIAAIMQQGDTSIKPILQVINIRPITTGNSPPRYRLLMSDGLNTLSSFMLATQLNPLVEEEQLSSNCICQINRFIVNTLKDGRRVVILMEVEVLKSAEAVGSKIGNPVPYNEGHGQQPVVPPPVSAASPPTSRPQQQNGSPGVASTASKAFGASKTFGKAGGTSQVNSSGGTQAKVVPIASLTPYQSKWTICARVTNKSQIRTWSNSRGEGKLFSIELVDESGEIRATAFNEQADKFFPLIDVNKVYYFSKGTLKIANKQFTAVKNDYEMTFNNETSVMPCEDGRHLPTVQFDFTGIGDLESKSKDSLVDIIGICKNYEDVTKITVKSNNREVSKRNIYLMDMSGKVVNATLWGDDADKFDGSRQPVMAIKGARVSDFGGRSLSVLSSSTIIVNPDIPEAYKLRGWFDSEGQALDGISISDLKSGGVGGSNTNWKTLYEVKSENLGQGDKPDYFSSVATVVYLRKENCMYQACPTQDCNKKVIDQQNGLYRCEKCDSEFPNFKYRMILSVNIADFQENQWVTCFQESAEAILGQNTAYLGELKEKNEQAFEEVFQNANFRSFTFRIRVKLETYNDESRIKATVVDVKPVDYKEYGRRLVMNIRRNAAM